Proteins from a genomic interval of Nostoc sp. TCL240-02:
- a CDS encoding family 10 glycosylhydrolase, whose product MSNHPLSVARSTLFWRRIFAVVFTSSSLLPNFGAEPARAQVTQYCQLSSSVAQEKEKLRLSALKGNQDAQTRYQNLLKKQAQELQECRTRTWPQIQALWLRLYPCDIQPGIIDQIMDRIVNRGYNQVNLEVFYDGQVLLPAKANPTVWPSIIRTPGTENIDILATAIQKGRQRGLKVYAWMFTNNFGYTYAQRRDRESAIARNGKGQTSLYVVDNGSQVFIDPYNSQAKSDYYQLVKEVLRRRPDGLLLDYVRYPRQAGSDSIATKVSDLWLYSPAIQEALFKRALNYKGLDLIRRYLSKGYVTAGDIAEIDKLYPQEGEPLWQGRIPPTAQKSILSATDRQPLLQWELWQLAVAHAMQGILDFVNIASYPAKQQGVSTGVVFFPDGNQTVGQGYDSRLQPWDRFPTTLEWHPMSYGNCGNVSCIVAQVQRVLSMTKPGTKVIPALAGKWGESVSNRPSLEVQMQALRKFAPQLKGVSHFAYSWQYPENDNDRKFCRIR is encoded by the coding sequence ATGTCTAACCATCCTTTAAGCGTTGCAAGATCAACATTATTTTGGCGGCGTATATTCGCTGTTGTTTTCACTAGTAGTTCGTTGCTGCCCAATTTTGGAGCCGAACCAGCAAGGGCGCAAGTAACCCAATATTGCCAGTTATCATCGTCGGTGGCGCAAGAAAAAGAAAAATTACGTTTATCAGCGCTCAAAGGCAATCAAGATGCCCAAACCCGCTACCAAAACTTACTAAAAAAACAGGCACAGGAATTACAGGAGTGCCGCACACGAACTTGGCCGCAAATCCAAGCACTCTGGTTGCGCTTGTATCCCTGTGACATTCAGCCAGGAATAATCGATCAGATTATGGATCGGATTGTCAACCGTGGCTATAACCAAGTTAATTTGGAAGTATTTTACGACGGACAGGTATTATTGCCAGCAAAAGCTAACCCGACGGTTTGGCCTTCTATAATTCGTACTCCAGGGACAGAAAACATCGATATACTCGCTACAGCAATTCAAAAAGGTCGGCAACGCGGTTTGAAGGTCTATGCCTGGATGTTTACTAACAATTTCGGCTATACTTACGCCCAACGCCGAGATCGAGAAAGTGCGATCGCTCGCAATGGTAAAGGTCAAACCAGCCTATATGTTGTAGATAACGGCTCTCAAGTATTTATCGACCCCTACAACTCCCAAGCAAAAAGCGACTACTACCAATTAGTAAAAGAAGTTTTGCGCCGTCGTCCAGATGGCTTGCTATTAGACTATGTGCGCTATCCCCGACAAGCAGGAAGTGATTCCATCGCCACCAAAGTTTCAGATTTATGGCTATATAGTCCCGCAATTCAAGAAGCTTTATTTAAACGGGCACTTAATTACAAAGGGCTGGACTTAATTCGCCGCTATTTGAGCAAGGGATATGTCACCGCCGGAGATATCGCCGAAATTGATAAACTTTATCCCCAGGAAGGGGAACCTCTCTGGCAAGGACGCATTCCCCCAACAGCGCAAAAATCAATTCTGTCTGCAACCGACAGACAACCACTTTTGCAATGGGAATTGTGGCAGCTAGCAGTTGCTCACGCCATGCAAGGAATTCTAGATTTTGTCAACATAGCTAGTTACCCAGCAAAACAGCAAGGTGTTTCTACGGGAGTAGTGTTTTTCCCTGATGGCAACCAAACTGTAGGGCAGGGGTATGATTCTCGCTTGCAACCTTGGGATCGGTTTCCCACGACATTAGAGTGGCATCCCATGTCTTATGGAAATTGCGGTAATGTCAGTTGTATTGTGGCGCAAGTGCAACGAGTTTTAAGTATGACAAAACCGGGTACTAAAGTGATTCCAGCTTTAGCCGGCAAATGGGGAGAATCGGTCAGTAATCGTCCATCCCTAGAAGTGCAAATGCAGGCACTCCGAAAATTTGCCCCCCAATTGAAGGGAGTTAGCCATTTTGCCTATTCTTGGCAATATCCTGAGAATGATAATGATCGCAAATTTTGTCGCATTCGGTAA
- a CDS encoding FTR1 family protein yields MDFSTALPTFVITLREGVEAALVVGIVLALLKKAKQSRLNSWVYAGVGVGIVVSAFIGVLFSWVIQILGAANPQYTSVVEPALEGIFSVLAIVMLSWMLIWMTKQARFMKATVEGAVTEALTQNSNAGWGVFTLILIAVVREGFETVLFVAANFQQGFMPALGAIGGLVAATAIGVLLFKWGVKINIRQFFQVMGVFLVLIVAGLVVSGLKHFDEAVANLALSSRATESLCFYYERFTRVHSCILGPMVSNTSTILPDEQFPGIILKSLFGYRDNLYLVQAVGYVTFLLTIGGLYFRSLGGASPEGKKNIPFGQKPISSAKD; encoded by the coding sequence ATGGATTTTAGTACTGCTCTACCTACTTTTGTAATAACGCTCCGAGAAGGAGTAGAAGCTGCCCTTGTTGTTGGGATTGTGCTAGCTTTGCTGAAAAAAGCTAAACAATCCCGACTTAACTCTTGGGTATATGCGGGTGTCGGCGTTGGTATTGTCGTCAGTGCCTTTATCGGCGTGCTATTCAGTTGGGTAATTCAAATACTGGGAGCAGCGAATCCTCAATATACCTCTGTAGTTGAGCCAGCACTAGAGGGTATATTTAGTGTGTTAGCGATCGTAATGCTCAGTTGGATGCTAATCTGGATGACTAAACAAGCCAGATTCATGAAAGCTACGGTTGAAGGAGCAGTAACAGAAGCACTGACACAAAACTCAAATGCTGGCTGGGGTGTTTTTACTTTAATTTTAATTGCCGTTGTCCGCGAAGGCTTTGAAACTGTTCTGTTCGTTGCTGCTAATTTTCAACAGGGATTCATGCCGGCATTGGGTGCAATTGGTGGTTTAGTAGCCGCAACTGCCATTGGAGTGCTGCTATTTAAATGGGGTGTGAAAATTAACATCCGCCAGTTTTTCCAGGTAATGGGCGTTTTTTTGGTGTTGATTGTGGCTGGGTTGGTAGTTTCAGGCTTGAAACATTTTGACGAAGCTGTGGCGAACCTTGCTCTTAGCAGTCGTGCCACAGAAAGCCTATGTTTCTATTACGAACGTTTTACAAGAGTACATTCTTGTATTTTGGGGCCAATGGTTTCAAATACTTCCACAATCTTGCCTGACGAGCAATTTCCTGGGATTATTCTCAAATCTTTATTTGGTTATAGAGACAATCTTTATCTTGTGCAAGCAGTGGGATATGTGACCTTTTTACTCACCATTGGAGGATTGTATTTCCGCAGCCTTGGAGGTGCTTCTCCTGAAGGTAAAAAAAATATTCCCTTTGGTCAAAAACCGATTAGTTCTGCAAAGGATTGA
- a CDS encoding ABC transporter substrate-binding protein has protein sequence MHRRWLLSALAVLMSIVLAACTTANTQQSQIKVTNLSAKRVVALSSLSADIISRLDPTKIVGITGSKLFKNDSRFKDIPRVSEGQNPPNLEKVVALKPDLVIGAEGFSNIPIQKLQQLGIPTLLAKVNNWESLEELTKTLAKKIDADPQPLLNRYKTFLPEKPTQGFSTLALVSRQPILSPNKNSWAGDLLAKFQAKNIAADLQGKSPISGYVTLSAEKVLEANPEVIILVNPPQGNSEAGLLNSLKKEAFWKQLQATKNNRVYVFDYFGLVNPGSIDAIEKACQQLKKVLFAPQAT, from the coding sequence ATGCATCGTCGTTGGCTCTTATCTGCTTTAGCGGTTTTGATGAGTATAGTTTTAGCTGCTTGCACGACTGCAAACACTCAGCAATCACAAATAAAAGTCACAAATCTATCAGCAAAAAGAGTTGTTGCTCTTTCTTCTCTTTCTGCGGATATTATTTCTCGACTCGATCCAACAAAAATTGTTGGAATCACTGGTAGTAAATTATTTAAAAATGACTCAAGATTTAAGGATATTCCCCGTGTTAGTGAAGGACAAAACCCACCCAATTTAGAAAAAGTGGTGGCACTAAAACCAGATTTAGTTATTGGTGCGGAAGGTTTTTCTAACATCCCAATTCAAAAACTTCAGCAGCTAGGAATTCCGACTTTACTAGCTAAGGTGAATAACTGGGAATCTCTAGAAGAACTTACTAAAACCCTTGCTAAAAAAATTGATGCCGATCCTCAGCCTTTATTAAATCGTTATAAAACTTTCTTGCCAGAAAAGCCAACTCAGGGTTTTTCTACTCTAGCGCTGGTTAGTCGTCAACCAATTTTATCGCCGAACAAAAATAGTTGGGCAGGAGATTTGCTAGCAAAATTCCAGGCAAAAAATATAGCAGCAGATTTACAAGGAAAAAGCCCAATTAGTGGCTATGTGACGCTTTCGGCTGAGAAAGTTTTAGAAGCAAATCCAGAGGTGATAATTTTGGTTAATCCCCCGCAAGGGAATTCAGAAGCAGGACTTTTAAATTCGCTGAAAAAGGAAGCTTTTTGGAAGCAACTACAAGCAACTAAAAATAACCGAGTCTATGTGTTTGATTATTTTGGTTTGGTGAATCCAGGCAGTATAGATGCAATTGAAAAGGCTTGTCAGCAGCTTAAGAAGGTATTATTTGCACCACAAGCCACTTAG